CCGGTGCGCTACGCGACGTGCCCGCGCCCGGTCGAGGAGGTTCCGTCGCTTCTACACGAACTTCTCCTCGCTGACCGCTTCATCGATGCGGGAGGCGCACTCGCGGCGGCCGCACGAAACCGGTTACTGGAGTGTCTCGGCGGTAATCTCTACGGCGCAACGATGTCCTCCGTGTTCGTCCACCACCTTTCGACGAAAGTCGAATCGGGCGAGGACGTGGCCGCCAATCGTGCCCGAGAGACGTGGGCCGACTTGCAGTCGGAGTTTCGACCCGTAGTCGAGTACGGCGACCGCAGTGGCCGCGACTGGCTCGGGCGAGGAACCCGTGAACTCTACAGCAACTACCAGTACGTCCTTGGAGCAACGGGTGCGCTCGTCGTCCACCGAAAGCTCACCGAAGGCGAGTTCGACACGACGGAGTATCGCGAGTTCCTTCGGTCGACCGGACGGTACAGTGCGGTCGAGTCGTTCGTTCGGCTCGGATGTGACGTAACGAGTAAGCCGACCTTCGAGCGCGCCGTCTCGGCGTTCGACGACTATGTCGACGCGATGCGTTGAGCGTCGTTATCTAACCCGACGACGATACCAAACCCACATCCGAACTAACTTCCCGCGACTCTGCGACGAACGCGCATGAGCGAATCGCTCCGAACCCGTCTCGCGCGCCTCGGGTTCAACCTCCACCCGACGTATCGAAGCACCGGCGGCAGAGTTCGCTACATTGCCGCCGACTGGAGTCGCGTGCAGGTCGAGCTCCCGCTGACGTGGCGGACGAAGAACGTTTACGGGACGTTGTTCGGCGGCAGCATGTACGCCGCCGTCGACCCGGTGTACGTCATCATGCTGAACCGCCGCCTCGGCGACGACTTCACCGTCTGGGACCGCGCCGCGGAAATCAAGTTCAAGAAACCGGGCGACCGGACGCTGTACGCCGACTTCCGCCTTTCCGACGAGGAAGTCGACGCGATTTACGAGACGCTCGACCCCGGCGAGTCGACCGACCGCGAGTACCGACTGCAGTTGTTCGACGCCGACGGTGAGGTGTACGTCGAGGTGTCGAAGACGCTCTACGTCCGTCGTGAAGAGTGAGCGCTCCGAGAGCAGAAAGCCTCGATAGTACGGCCCGAGCTATTTTGCGCTGATTCCTGTACACCTCGTATGACGAAAATCGCGATCACCGGTGCGGCGGGAAACGTCGGCAGAGAGGCGCTGCGCGCGTTCGAGGACACCGACCACGAGGTGACGCCCATCACCCACCGCGAACACGACGACATCGACAGCGTCGTCCTCGACGTGACCGACGCCGAGGCGTTTTCGGAGGTGCTGTCGGGACAGGACGTACTCGTCCACCTTGCGGCGAACCCCTCGCCGACCGCCGACTGGGAGAGCGTCTTCTACACGAACATCGAGGGGACACAGAACGCCTACGAGGCGGCCGTCGAGAACGACCTCGACCGGGTCGTCTTCGCGTCCTCGAACCACGCCGTCCACCAGTACAACGTCGACGCCCCCGACAATCCGGAGTCGCTGGCAGACCCCGTGCGGACCGTCCGGCCCGACGACCCGACGCTGCCGGACTCCTTCTACGGCGTCTCGAAAGTCTCCGGCGAGGCGTTGGGGCAGTTGTACGCCGCTCGCCACGATGTCGACGTCGTCAACCTCCGAATCGGCTGGCTACTTCCGCCGGAGGACCTCCGCGAAAAAGACACCGGCCCCGACGTCGACTCTCGGTTTCTCCGCGCGATGTGGCTCAGCCCGCGCGACTGTCGGCAGGTCGTCCGCACCGCAGCGACGGCGGCGCTCGAAGACGACGGTCTCGGCGACAGCGGCGGCGAAGCGGTGACCGTCCATGGGGTCTCGGCGAACGACGACCGCTACCTCTCGCTGACCGAGACGCGGCACCGTATCGGCTACCGACCGCGCGACAACTCGACGGTCGAACTCGACGAGTAGTCGGCCGCGGAGTCGGAAACCGTTTTCCCCGCGGCGCGCCGACGTTCCGGCGATGGAGCGACAGGAAGCCCTCGACCGCGTCGAAGCGCTCGTCGATACGGTGGAGTCGGAGACGATGCCCGTCCCCGTCCGCGAGATCTGGGTGTACGGCGACGTGGCGCTCGGACTTGACCCCATCGACCGCCTCGACGTCTACCTCACGAAGGACATCATGATGCGCGGCGACGCCGACGCGGACCGGGCGGCCGAACTCGAGGCCCGATTCGGCGTGAAGGGCATCGGCAAGAGCGTCTCCACCGACTGGGCCGAGCAGTTCCCCGAACACGTCCGCGCCAATGACAACGGCTACGCCGCCCCCGAGAAGTGTCTCGCGGCCCACCTGCTGGACGACGGCGAACCGATCCACCTCGAAGTCTGCAACGCGAGTTTCGACGACAACGTCACCCAGCGCCTCCGCGGGGCGGTCGCCCGCGACGCCTACGAGGAAATTCTCGACCCCCGCGGCGTCTGCCTCTGGCTGGACGGTCAGCGCGGCGACGAGACGCTCGAAAAACTCCGCGGCGGCGAATTGCCGTTCCCGACGCTCTCGGGCGCACTGGAGATGCTCGGCATGGACGACGACGAGGCCCAGACTGCGGCGACGCGGATGCGCGAGTACCGCGCCGAGCAGACGGGAACGACCGTCCGCGGCGACGTGGTCTGAGTGGTTCGAACCGTTCGGAACCGCTGACAGTCCGACCTTCTATTTTCCTCGACGGTGACCGTTCGCTCGATGAGTCGAGACCGCACGTCGAGACGACGGTTCGTCCGCATCGCCGGCGCCGCGAGCGTCGCAACCGCAGTCGGTCTGGCGGGGTGTTCGACGCCGGGCGGCGAGGGAGATGACGAAGAAGGCGGAGAGGGCGGCGAGGGTGGAGAAGGTGGTGAAGGAGAAAACGGCGGCGAAGAAGACGACTCGGTCACCGGACCGGCTGCCGACGAGTGACCTGACCGCCCTCGCTTCGGTTACACCCGTCCGACGGTCACGTCGAACGGGACCACTTCCGCGCGTCGGTACGTCCCTTCCTGCATCTGGTCGACCACCGACCGGCCCATCTCGCGCCACTCGGCGCGGAGGGCGTCGAACTCCGCCGCCGAGAGCGTCCGCCGGAGTTCCGTCTCGTAGCCGTCGAGTCCCTCGCCGGTCGCTTTCAGTCGCGCGCTCTGCACGTCGCCATCATCGTACGGCGGTTCGACGACTTTCCGCTGGTGGTGGCGGCGGGTCCGAATATCGGAGAGGCCCGCGTCGGCGAACAGTTCCGAGACCCGGTCGCCGAGCGCCACGTCCGTCCCCACGCCGTCGAGATACGCCTCGCGGACGCTGCGTTCGAGCGTCACTTCACGGTCGACCGTCGAGTCGACCCCGACCGAGGCGTTGTCGGGTTCGGCGGCCGCGACGAGGTCTGAGGAGGCACGGGCGAACTCGGAGACGGCCGCGCGCGGGTCGGGGAGGTTACTCAGTAAGGCTTGACAGACGACGAGGTCAGCGGCGTCGTCGACGACGGGAAGTCGCGTCGCGTCGCCGGCGACGGCTGAGATACCGGTCTGTTCGCGGGCGACCCGGAGCAGGTTCGGGTCGGCGTCGACGCCGACGACCTGCGCGTCGGGCGCTTCGTCGGCGAGGACGCGGGCGAGTTCGCCCGTGCCGCACCCCACGTCGAGAATCCGACGCCGATTGGGCAGGTCGAGGTCGGCCAGCGCTTCCCGCGACCCGCCCCACATGCCCTCTCGGGTTCGACTGAGATACTCAGCGGAGAACCGACGCATGACACGGCGTTCGAGAGCGTCGCTGATAAACGGGGGGATTCGGCGTCGAAAAGGCGTTGCAGAGTCGGCGCTCAGTTCTCGCGCAGTTCCTTCACGCGCGCGATGTTCCACTCGAAGCCTTTCTCCTCGCCGTTCGGCGTCTCCAGAACCAGCGGCACGTCCGCGAGATCCGGGTGGTTGACGAACGCGTCCATCCCCTCCTCGCCGATGTACCCCTCGCCGATGTGGGCGTGTTCGTCCTTGTTCGTCCCGCACTCGTGTTTCGAGTCGTTCAGGTGGACGCACTTCAGGTGTTCGAGACCAATTTCGTCGTCGAAAGCGGCCACCGTCTCGTCGACGCCCTCGGCCGTCGAGAGGTCGTACCCCGCGGCGAACGCGTGGGCCGTGTCGAGACAGACGTCGATTTCCAGGTCGGCTTTTTCGATAACGGCGGCGAGGTGCGCGAAGTCGCCGCCGAGTTTGGTGCCGCTGCCGGCGTCGCTCTCGACGAGCACCGTTACGCCGTCGGGAACGTCGAGTTTGTCGAGCGCCGACGCGGCGTTTTCGAGGCCCTGCTCGACACCCGCGCCGGTGTGCGCGCCGAGGTGGACGTTGACGTACTCGACGCCGAGTCGCGCCGCCGCGTCGACCTCCTTCTGCATCGAGTCGATAGATTTCTCGCGGAGACCGTCCTTCGGGGTGCAGAGGTTGACGAGATACGACGAGTGGATGACCCACGGACCCTTCAACTCGGCTTCCGTCCCCTCGCGGAACGCCGCGGCGTCTTCGTCGGCTATCTCCCCGTGTTTCCACACCTGCGGGGAGTGGGTGAATATCTGCCCGCAGTTGCCGCCGACGTTCGTCTGCCGTTCGACGGCGTTGTCGACGCCGCCCGCAATCGAGACGTGTGCTCCGACTCGCATATCAGCGCGGAAGAATCCAACGGGCATAGGAACTTCGGAGTCGCGGCGGCGCTCCGAGACGCGAAGAGCTAACGTATCGGGATCGAAGACTGTCGTATATCCGAACACGTAGGCGTCGAGGTGGGTACGACCGCCCCGGACGTCACCGGGCAGCTCGTTCGACCGGACGGAAACGTCGCGGAGGAGTCACTTTCGGCGCTGGCGGCGGACAAACCGGTGCTGCTGTCGTTTTACACCGTAGATTTCAGCCCCGACTGCATCGAGGAGTGGTGCGCGTTCCGCGACTTCGACTGGTTCGCGACCGGCGAGCGGGTGCAGGTCGTCGGCATGAGCAAATCCGGCGTGCGAATCCACCGGCAGTTCATCAAACGGCTCGACCTCGGCTTTCCGCTGTACTCCGACGCCGACCTCGACATCGCCGAGGCGTTCGGCGTCGACTACCGCGCGTTCGGCATCTCGCGGCAGGCGCGACGCTCCTGTTTTCTCCTCGACGAGTCGATGACGGTTCGGTACAAGTGGGTCGGCGAACACTGGCTGGACCCGACGCGCGACACGCCGCCGGTCGGCGAGATTCACGAGGCGGTTCGGGCGGAACTCGGCGACGAGGAGGAGACGTTCGGGTTCTGAGTCGCCGCCCCGGCTACCGCGACTCGGCGCGCCGCCGGACCCAGTCGTCGGACTCGTACTTCTCCCGCGCTCGCGTCCGTGCGCGGTCCAGTTCCTCGTCGGTCCACTCACCTTCCTCGGCTTCGACCCACTCGCCGAGTGCGTCTTCGAGCGCCGAAACCGCCTCTTCCCGTGAGATATCGGCTTGCTCGTCGATGCCGGTGACGCGCTCTCGGAACGCCTTCGCGTCGATGCCGGGGTCGGCGAACACGCCGAGATGTCGGTCGGCGAGGACGCTGTACGTCAGCGACCCGTGCTGGATGACGGCGTCGCGGCGGCGGTACTGCGCATTGCCGCTTATTTTCCGCCCGCCGGCGACCACGTCGTGGGCGGGGTGGAGTTCCCGCAGGTAGCACGCCGGTTGGTGGATGGCCGGCAGTTGCTCGTCGGCGAAGTCGGCGTCGACTCCCATCCGCTCGAAGCCGTCGAGGACCGGCGTGCAGAGCAGGTGATAGCAGTCGAGCAGGCGACTCGGCAGTTCCGCCGCGGGGGCGGTGATGGAGTAGGAGATGTCGCCGTACGCGTCGTGGTAGATGCCGCCGCCGCCGGTCTGGCGGCGCGTGACGGTGATTCCCTCGCGCTCGCAGAGCGCCCAGTCGACCGTCTGGGGCTCCTGTCGGTAGCCGAGCGAGAGCGTGCTCGGCTCCCATCGGTAGACGCGAACCGTTCGCGGGCCGCCGTCGGCGGCGGTTTCGGCGGCGATCTCGTCCAGCGCCATGTTCATCGGTCCCGACCGGGACTCCTCGCGGACGAGTCGCCACTGCTGGTCGGCCGACGGCGCGTCGTCGGTCATAGGCGACAGTAGGCGCGAGCGGCGGAAAGCGATTACGACGTGCGGCGAGAGCACGGAGAAGAGCGAGACGGGTATTTGGACGGGGCGTATACCGCCGGTTACGGGCCGAACTGTTCGGCCGCGTAGGCGGCGAGGTGACCGTGGGCGCGGCGGAGTCGTTCCGAGAGCGCCTGATGGCTGATTCCGAGTTCGGCGGCGAGTTCGGAGAGTTCGGCCCCGCGCGGCACCTGGTAGTAGCCGCCGTCGAGCGCCGCTCGGAGCGCCTCGCGCTGTGAGGCGGTGAGTCCGAACATGTCGTCGACGTTCGACCCTTCTCGGGCAGTTTCGAACTCACGAATCCGCTGGACGGAGAATCCAGCCGCTTCTTTTTCGGTGATACTGAGCGTCCGCGAGAGCGAGTCTCGGTGTGGAAAGAGGATGCGGAACGTCCACGCGTCGTTGCGCGCGGAGGCGTTCATAATTGTCGCACCCTCGTCGTCGAGCAACCGGGCGACCGGCTCGAAACCTTCGGCCCAGTCGAGACGGTAGAGCCGTTTCTCACCCTGATTTTTCAGTAGCGCCGCTTCGGTGAGCGTGTGGTCTGCGGCCAGCGCCTGGTCCAGCGCGCCCCAGTCCTCACAGCGCATCCAGACGAACGCGAGCAGGCGGTCAGTTCCGTGGGCGGCGACGGACTCCGCTTCGATTTCGAGACCTGGAACAGTGGCGAGCGTGCTCTGAAGCGGGAACTGCTCGGTCGGATGTTCGAGGGTTGCGACGACGCTCATACCGACTTCGAACGCGCTCGAAGGGGATTAGTAATGGGACGGATATCCGAAACTGTTCGCGTTACTGGTTCGTTTCGCCGCGCGAACAGTCGCGCACACGCACTTAATCCGAGCCTGTCTCGTCGTCTCCGCCGGGCGTAATCGGTTCGGGACGCCGTCCCGAACTAGGCCGGACCCCTCGCGATTCGTTCGGTCGCTGGAGCGCTCGCCCGCGCACCGTACTGTCCCAGTCGCTGAACAGTCCGTAGTCGGTCATCGTCTCCATCCCGGCCAGCGCTGCGCGCAGTTGGAGTCCGACGAGCGGAATGCCCGCGACGACGATGACCACGTCCGCCTGTATCATCACCCCCTCGGTGAGCAACACGTCGAGGAGATCGACGACCGCGTCGTCCGAGCGACGCGTCGGTCTCACCGCGAGCGACCTCCCGCGTTGCCGGCGTCGGGTGCTTCCGCGTCGCCATCGGTAGTTCTCGCTTCGTCGCCAGCGTCGGTTGTTCTCCCGTCTCCGTCGTCGGTGCCTTCTTCGTCGTCGAGCGACGGTGCGAACGTGTACGGCGGCCACGGGCCGGTGTACTGCACCTCGGTCGTCGCCGGGTCCGCCTCGACGTCGTCGAGAACGTCGCCGATGGGTATCTCGTTCTCTTCGGGCGCGAGGACGGCGACCCGAAACGAGGGACCGCCCTCGGAGTCGCCGGCGTCGTCGAGCGACACCGACGGGCGGCCGAGCTCCTCCATCTCGTCGACTAGCGGGTCGAGCCGCTCGGCGAGTGCCGCCACGCGCTCTTCCCGCTCGGCGTACACGAGCTCCGAAAGCCGCTTGTCGTACTGTTTCTGGACGAGAAACGACGTTCCCTCCGAGGAGGACTCCAGCGTCTCGGCGAGTTCGCCCAGTTTCTCGTCGGACGCTTGGACCGTCTCGGTCAATGCGTCTTCGTCCCATCCGACCTCGATACGGTACTCCCACTTGCCCGAGAACGCGTTGAGATACTGTCGCTGCGTCTCGACCGTCTCCGCCAGCCAGCGTTCGACCGACGCGTCGCCGCCTTCGACGACGGTTCCGAACCGGAGCGGCAGCGGCGTTCCGAACGCCTCGCCCGCCGCGTCGACGACGTGCTGGTGGCGGAGCAGCGACTGTTTGACCGCCGAGAGGTCGCTCGGGTTCGGCGTCGCCTCGCAGCGGTGGACGACTGCGCCGACGCCGTCGGCCGCGACGAGGTACGCCTCCGCGCCGTCGACGCCGTTCGACTCTCTCCACTCGGATTCGTCGTCGTCTTCGTTGACGCCGACGACGCAGTAGACGTACCGGCCGTCGTCGACGTTCGTACCCGGTTCGGCGGTCGGCGCGCTCACCGCGACTCGACCCCCAGT
This genomic stretch from Haloprofundus salilacus harbors:
- a CDS encoding deoxyribonuclease IV codes for the protein MRVGAHVSIAGGVDNAVERQTNVGGNCGQIFTHSPQVWKHGEIADEDAAAFREGTEAELKGPWVIHSSYLVNLCTPKDGLREKSIDSMQKEVDAAARLGVEYVNVHLGAHTGAGVEQGLENAASALDKLDVPDGVTVLVESDAGSGTKLGGDFAHLAAVIEKADLEIDVCLDTAHAFAAGYDLSTAEGVDETVAAFDDEIGLEHLKCVHLNDSKHECGTNKDEHAHIGEGYIGEEGMDAFVNHPDLADVPLVLETPNGEEKGFEWNIARVKELREN
- the gvpL gene encoding gas vesicle protein GvpL → MSAPTAEPGTNVDDGRYVYCVVGVNEDDDESEWRESNGVDGAEAYLVAADGVGAVVHRCEATPNPSDLSAVKQSLLRHQHVVDAAGEAFGTPLPLRFGTVVEGGDASVERWLAETVETQRQYLNAFSGKWEYRIEVGWDEDALTETVQASDEKLGELAETLESSSEGTSFLVQKQYDKRLSELVYAEREERVAALAERLDPLVDEMEELGRPSVSLDDAGDSEGGPSFRVAVLAPEENEIPIGDVLDDVEADPATTEVQYTGPWPPYTFAPSLDDEEGTDDGDGRTTDAGDEARTTDGDAEAPDAGNAGGRSR
- a CDS encoding DUF7095 family protein — protein: MERQEALDRVEALVDTVESETMPVPVREIWVYGDVALGLDPIDRLDVYLTKDIMMRGDADADRAAELEARFGVKGIGKSVSTDWAEQFPEHVRANDNGYAAPEKCLAAHLLDDGEPIHLEVCNASFDDNVTQRLRGAVARDAYEEILDPRGVCLWLDGQRGDETLEKLRGGELPFPTLSGALEMLGMDDDEAQTAATRMREYRAEQTGTTVRGDVV
- a CDS encoding redoxin domain-containing protein, with protein sequence MGTTAPDVTGQLVRPDGNVAEESLSALAADKPVLLSFYTVDFSPDCIEEWCAFRDFDWFATGERVQVVGMSKSGVRIHRQFIKRLDLGFPLYSDADLDIAEAFGVDYRAFGISRQARRSCFLLDESMTVRYKWVGEHWLDPTRDTPPVGEIHEAVRAELGDEEETFGF
- a CDS encoding lipoate--protein ligase family protein — encoded protein: MTDDAPSADQQWRLVREESRSGPMNMALDEIAAETAADGGPRTVRVYRWEPSTLSLGYRQEPQTVDWALCEREGITVTRRQTGGGGIYHDAYGDISYSITAPAAELPSRLLDCYHLLCTPVLDGFERMGVDADFADEQLPAIHQPACYLRELHPAHDVVAGGRKISGNAQYRRRDAVIQHGSLTYSVLADRHLGVFADPGIDAKAFRERVTGIDEQADISREEAVSALEDALGEWVEAEEGEWTDEELDRARTRAREKYESDDWVRRRAESR
- a CDS encoding helix-turn-helix domain-containing protein, whose translation is MSVVATLEHPTEQFPLQSTLATVPGLEIEAESVAAHGTDRLLAFVWMRCEDWGALDQALAADHTLTEAALLKNQGEKRLYRLDWAEGFEPVARLLDDEGATIMNASARNDAWTFRILFPHRDSLSRTLSITEKEAAGFSVQRIREFETAREGSNVDDMFGLTASQREALRAALDGGYYQVPRGAELSELAAELGISHQALSERLRRAHGHLAAYAAEQFGP
- a CDS encoding DUF4442 domain-containing protein encodes the protein MSESLRTRLARLGFNLHPTYRSTGGRVRYIAADWSRVQVELPLTWRTKNVYGTLFGGSMYAAVDPVYVIMLNRRLGDDFTVWDRAAEIKFKKPGDRTLYADFRLSDEEVDAIYETLDPGESTDREYRLQLFDADGEVYVEVSKTLYVRREE
- a CDS encoding class I SAM-dependent methyltransferase is translated as MRRFSAEYLSRTREGMWGGSREALADLDLPNRRRILDVGCGTGELARVLADEAPDAQVVGVDADPNLLRVAREQTGISAVAGDATRLPVVDDAADLVVCQALLSNLPDPRAAVSEFARASSDLVAAAEPDNASVGVDSTVDREVTLERSVREAYLDGVGTDVALGDRVSELFADAGLSDIRTRRHHQRKVVEPPYDDGDVQSARLKATGEGLDGYETELRRTLSAAEFDALRAEWREMGRSVVDQMQEGTYRRAEVVPFDVTVGRV
- a CDS encoding NAD-dependent epimerase/dehydratase family protein, with amino-acid sequence MTKIAITGAAGNVGREALRAFEDTDHEVTPITHREHDDIDSVVLDVTDAEAFSEVLSGQDVLVHLAANPSPTADWESVFYTNIEGTQNAYEAAVENDLDRVVFASSNHAVHQYNVDAPDNPESLADPVRTVRPDDPTLPDSFYGVSKVSGEALGQLYAARHDVDVVNLRIGWLLPPEDLREKDTGPDVDSRFLRAMWLSPRDCRQVVRTAATAALEDDGLGDSGGEAVTVHGVSANDDRYLSLTETRHRIGYRPRDNSTVELDE
- the gvpM gene encoding gas vesicle protein GvpM, encoding MRPTRRSDDAVVDLLDVLLTEGVMIQADVVIVVAGIPLVGLQLRAALAGMETMTDYGLFSDWDSTVRGRALQRPNESRGVRPSSGRRPEPITPGGDDETGSD